DNA from Fervidobacterium gondwanense DSM 13020:
GAAAAGTTGTTGGAATAATAAGCATAGAAGATATTATTAAGTGCCTTGAAAATGGTACTCTCAACGAACATGTTGAAAAACATATGACGCAGAATGTTATTTGCTTAGATGAAAATTCAACTTTGCAAGATGTAATTAAACAATTTGAAAGATATAGGTATGGTCGTTTCCCAGTAGTCGATAATAATAACCGTCTCGTTGGTATCGTAACCAAAAACGACATTTTAGCCGCTGTTGCTACAAGACTTGGTCTTCTTTATTTGCATGACGAGCGTCGGAAAGAGGTACTTGATGAGGATATTCTGAATAGATCCCTTGTCACGGGCGAAGAAATTGACAAAAAAGGGGCAGATTTCTATTTCAAGGTTGATTATTTCGACATAAATCTTGCTGGAGTTGGTGCTGCACAGCTAAAGAAGTTTCTTATAAGTAAGGGAATAGATTCATCAAACGTGAGACGTGTAGCGGTAGCTACTTACGAAGCCGAGACGAATGTTGTTATCCACAGTGGAAGCGAAGGCGAGATATTCTGTTTTATATATCCAGATAGGATAGTTGTGAGAGTAGAAGATAAGGGCAAGGGTATCGAAAGTATAGAACTTGCAATGAAAGAGGGCTATTCTACAGCGCCGGACTATGTCCGAGAACTTGGATTTGGCGCTGGAATGGGGCTACCAAATATGAAAAGATTCTCAGATAAGATGGTTGTTTTATCTGAAAAGGGTAAGGGTGTAATAGTTGAAATGGTTTTCTATATTCAACCTTCCTAATTTCGAATTGAACGATTTCAGATTTTAGAAAGTCAAATTATTGTACGCTTCAAAAATTAGGGAGGGAAATTGTATGGATCAGAATTTGTTAACATGGGTACTTATCGGTGTTTTAGCGGTTGGTATAGTTGTCGGTGCGATATTTTTCTTGATGCCAAAAGATAAGTACATTGAGGTCGACGGGGTTAAGGTCTGGAAAATTCCAAACGATGCTGAAATTATATTTGTGGATCAGTCGAAAGCCGCAAGTGTGAAGAGTCTTGTTCAAAAAGGGCAACTTATTGCGTTTGTTGGCGAAGCACAGGGAACAGGCACGTCTCAAGACAAGGAAAAAGCAAAGATTCGTGCGTATCAACAAGTTGCAGAGTTTCTTAATGCAAAAGTGCAGACATTTGCCCAACTTGTAGAAGGTCAGCTTCAAAACGTTCAAGTGTCAGGTAATAAGCAAGAGATAGTCAGCGCATCTGTTGATGCTTATAAGAGGGTTACATCCCTGCTCGCGGATGCCAATATTTCAGGAGCGTATGTTTTTGCCGTTTGGACAGTCAAACAAGGTAATGTAGTCAACACCTATTCTTTGTTAGTCTACGATCCTGCTCAGATTATAAAGCTACTTGAAATTGATGCAGTGGTAAAACAAAAAGTCGATGAGCTTGGAAAGCAAGGAGTGAACTTCTTCGAGAACTTGAATGCAGTTCTCGGTGAAGCGACAAAAGGGACTCCGATGGAACAAAAGTAATATACTTTTATTCTTGCCCCCTGCAGGTGTGCAGGGGGTAATTTTATTTTAAGCTTGCACTTTGTAGTGCAGGCAAGGAGGTGTTTACATGGATACAACTACAATAATATTAATATCCGCAGTACTTGTTGGTGCTATCGTAATTGGATTCCTGTTCCTCATGCCGAAAGAAGAACCTTCTCGACCATTAGACACATCTTCAGCTGTTAAAACCATGGAAGACATTAATAAAGTGATGTCCAGTAGTTCAGGTTCGGCAACACCATCTACTCCTTCTCAACCAACGCAGCCGACTCAACCAACTCAACCTTCTCAGGGTACACAGTCTCCACAACAGCCTTCTACCTCTCCAGTACAACCACCAGCTCAGTTATCAAGTGCGTACATTCAGGCATACGGAGAAGGATATGGCAAGACAGAATTGGAAGCAGAGGAAATCGCTAAGAATAATGGATTAAAGAATCTAACTGAACAGCTCTATGTTCAGGTAAAAACATCTGCAGAGCTGAAAGAAAAGCTAACAACAGTTATCCAGGATGGAAAAGTCAGGGAGAAATTTGAAAGCCAGTATGAAAAAACTATACAGACGAAAACAGAATTTGAGTTAACGGGGGTTACTTACAGGTTAGTCGAAAGAAAGCAATCCGGGAATCAATACTACGCCAAAGTGCAAGTATATATAGAAGCAGAAAAGGCAAAGCAAGCATTAGAAGCTTACATAGCGATCAATATCGGCAAAACTTTGCTGGACAACAAGATGGTATTCACTGCGAAGAATATTGCTGACAAGTACGAACCACTCCTTTCCCAAAATGTGTTTCCACCCAAAATCAGTGAGGAACTTACTAGTTTGATAAGTCAAATAAAATCAAAATATGATAAAGTTCAAGGGCTCATAAAAAATATAAATTCTGCACAGGTTAGAGATGCACAAACTGCATTCGACGCTGCAGACTTGGTAAACCAGTTATTTGCGACAGTCAATGATTTACCAGCGAATTTAATAGATACTGAAAAACTCAGACCTTACTTGAAGGATGTCAAAATATCGCTAAGCGGTCCTAAGGAAGTCCTTCTTGGTGAGCAGGTTAAGGTCGAGGTGAAAGTCGAGCCCGGTACTGTGAAATCCTTATTCGTCTATGGTGATAATATTGAAACGCAGGATTTAGTTACCCTTCAAAATGGAACAGCAGTTTTGTCTGCCATAGTAAAAGCTCCAAATTCAAAATTGAATGTGTCGTTATCTGGTATTGTTGAGAGTGCCTGGGCACCGGGAAGCGTTACCCAAGATCCTGATATTTTGCGAACAACTTATAAAGGTGAGCAGGAAATAAAGATTATTGCTGGTGGTACGTCAAAGATACTTTCTGACCAAAAGCTTATGCGGGAAAATGCAATTAAAGATGCTCTTGTAAAGACTATCAAAAAAGTAGCATCAGAACTTCTGGCTGGTTCGGATAGAGAACTACTTGACATACCGATAGACGATTACATCCTCGGCAAAGTTGTCGGAGCTATTGACTATGAGATAACGGCTACAGGCGAGTATAGCGGTTTGTATTACGTTCTTGTAAGTTCTACGATTTCAAAGGACGTTTTTGAAGCGTACGTAAAAGATGCGCTCAGAAATGCACCATCTGGTTTTGCTATGATTATAACAGAAGGTGATACTCTCGGATATGTTGAACCGGCCTTGATTGACGAATTAACAAGGTCAAAAATAAACCTCGTGTCGAAGGATTTTTCGAAAAAGGTACTCGAAACCCAAGCGAAAACTAATCTTCCACCAGCTACGCTTGCAAAGATAACTGCACTGAGCGCTGCAAGGTATCTTTTGTACGTTACAGTAAATTACACATCAACATACCTTTCGGATTATAAGGTTTATTCTGTCCGCACGCTTGTAACAACTCAAATAATTGATACAATCACCGGTAATATACTTGCAGC
Protein-coding regions in this window:
- a CDS encoding CBS domain-containing protein; the encoded protein is MTKDVVYVKPDRTVAQVKEILRLKRISGVPVVDDEGKVVGIISIEDIIKCLENGTLNEHVEKHMTQNVICLDENSTLQDVIKQFERYRYGRFPVVDNNNRLVGIVTKNDILAAVATRLGLLYLHDERRKEVLDEDILNRSLVTGEEIDKKGADFYFKVDYFDINLAGVGAAQLKKFLISKGIDSSNVRRVAVATYEAETNVVIHSGSEGEIFCFIYPDRIVVRVEDKGKGIESIELAMKEGYSTAPDYVRELGFGAGMGLPNMKRFSDKMVVLSEKGKGVIVEMVFYIQPS
- a CDS encoding LPP20 family lipoprotein; translation: MDTTTIILISAVLVGAIVIGFLFLMPKEEPSRPLDTSSAVKTMEDINKVMSSSSGSATPSTPSQPTQPTQPTQPSQGTQSPQQPSTSPVQPPAQLSSAYIQAYGEGYGKTELEAEEIAKNNGLKNLTEQLYVQVKTSAELKEKLTTVIQDGKVREKFESQYEKTIQTKTEFELTGVTYRLVERKQSGNQYYAKVQVYIEAEKAKQALEAYIAINIGKTLLDNKMVFTAKNIADKYEPLLSQNVFPPKISEELTSLISQIKSKYDKVQGLIKNINSAQVRDAQTAFDAADLVNQLFATVNDLPANLIDTEKLRPYLKDVKISLSGPKEVLLGEQVKVEVKVEPGTVKSLFVYGDNIETQDLVTLQNGTAVLSAIVKAPNSKLNVSLSGIVESAWAPGSVTQDPDILRTTYKGEQEIKIIAGGTSKILSDQKLMRENAIKDALVKTIKKVASELLAGSDRELLDIPIDDYILGKVVGAIDYEITATGEYSGLYYVLVSSTISKDVFEAYVKDALRNAPSGFAMIITEGDTLGYVEPALIDELTRSKINLVSKDFSKKVLETQAKTNLPPATLAKITALSAARYLLYVTVNYTSTYLSDYKVYSVRTLVTTQIIDTITGNILAAPRFEETNTGATEQAAISKTVSGQKFKDYVNELISSLRFENVATKAAYRYTFILEKTIYGSILLDNLNAKFKDMKVIEKVDTKLIVELENVPPSDFERYLSSIDVLKIKKTSDNTYQVTK